The genomic stretch tttcaaattattactgatGTTTGACATGTTAACGTCTGGTGCATGTCTTTCACTAGAATAAATTTGAAAAGGAAGTCCAAAGTTCAAACTCTGACTACTATCAAATCATACTAACAAGTTATTGAAGAGAAATCACCCAAGTCTATCAAGAGCTTGTAACAGAGAGAAGAAAAACACATAATATCTTTAATTTTCATGtctaattttcaaaatttcatctCTAATTTTCAATGTTATCATCTATTGCAATCTATCTGTCTTGCACTAAATGCCTCAGCTCTGATGACTTGCAGGTTCAAAACGCCAGAGATCAACAGCAATATCTACCTCTTTCTTCTTGTGAAATTTGTACAATTTCGGGACATCATACCGAAGCTGCCATAGCATACAAAAAAGATTACTTCTTCAACAATATGAGAATGGTTCAGATTTGCACCATGGTTACGCCGCCATAAATAACTAGATTAAGAAAATTAATCTGTCCAAAATACTTTAACTGCACTCACCTCACATAGAACTTCAGCACTCCTAGCATTGAAATCCCTTAAGGCTGCCCGTTTCACATGCTGCAATCATATAAAGTTAACCAATGGTATTAACCTCTGTAgtaccgacacctctgaaaaaaggtGTGTTCGAGTCATTGTTCGTGTCCGAAACCAACACTGACACTTGTCAATAGCAATCTGGTAAAGTTTGCAGAACTAAATTGCTCAATTGAAAAACTAAAAATTTGAGTTGCAAGTGACTTACATCTCTAGTTGAAGTTTTATGCAAAGAATAAACAGCTTGAGAAGCAACCTAATGAAACAAAATATGGAACAAAggtatattattaaatttttatcagTCATATGTTAATATTTATAACCAGCATCCATGATATTGCTTTACCTTCATAGCAGCAGAAAGAAACTCCAAATCTGCACCCTTTTTCCGAGTTCCAAATGGAGGATTCATTACAACTGTATCGACAATTGGACCTGGCAAAAGCACCAATGTTACTATTACTTCTTAACTGATGACTATCACAATATTATATTGTTTGACAGCTACCAGAACAAGTCACTTTCGCATTGAATATCAGTAAATAACATACACCTAGCGCCTATTAGaattgacttatttgagcttaTTTACTGGCATAACCACTTGTGGGACTGTTGGGTTGGGAGAGCTTACCTACTGGCATAAGAATTAGTGAAACTATTTAGGAGAACTTATGCAAATGTGGCTTATGACATATCTATAAGCTCTCTAAAATAGATTCAGAAAACAACTTATAGTTTATACAAGGACAGTTTCCTACTAGATATTGTTGAAAATGTTGAAAATACTATTGAAGGACAAAGACAATGTTGAAAATACCTCTCCATTTCAAGTCCATGATATTAGATTGAATAAAATCCATGTCCAGCTGCAGTTTTAGTTGAATAACAAAGCAATAGTGTGTATCAATATCCGTTAGTGAAGGACAACTTTAACATGATAATCGCTTcagataaaatatataaaaataaagcaCTTATTTGATGACCATATTTCATCTCCTATTGTTccaataaaattcaaaacattgACCTGAATCTTTCTCACTCA from Vicia villosa cultivar HV-30 ecotype Madison, WI linkage group LG4, Vvil1.0, whole genome shotgun sequence encodes the following:
- the LOC131594300 gene encoding uncharacterized protein LOC131594300 isoform X1, which encodes MKLKELEGHLGSLDQFSNPKIELEQYPTGPHIASRMLFLAENSYDDVSNKVVADFGCGCGTLGIAAALLSAEHVLSIDVDPESLEIASLNAEELELDMDFIQSNIMDLKWRGPIVDTVVMNPPFGTRKKGADLEFLSAAMKVASQAVYSLHKTSTRDHVKRAALRDFNARSAEVLCELRYDVPKLYKFHKKKEVDIAVDLWRFEPASHQS